In Phycisphaerae bacterium, the following proteins share a genomic window:
- a CDS encoding UvrB/UvrC motif-containing protein, which produces MQCDNCKTKTATVHLTEIIDGQRTESHLCQNCAQQEGVTIKSQLSLNELLSSLLAAHQQTGENGISEKPQISCPECGITMEQFRKQALLGCPNDYEVFGDDLRQIIEKTQDNNLTHKGKVPAQIQTSTSAKSEEQSETEELKKQLSLAIEKEDYELAAKIRDQLKTLQ; this is translated from the coding sequence ATGCAGTGCGATAATTGCAAAACTAAAACAGCAACGGTTCATCTGACCGAAATAATTGACGGTCAGCGAACTGAAAGTCATCTGTGTCAAAACTGCGCGCAGCAGGAGGGAGTAACCATAAAAAGCCAGCTTTCGCTGAATGAACTTTTAAGTTCTCTTCTTGCGGCACATCAGCAGACAGGCGAAAACGGCATCTCTGAAAAGCCCCAAATATCCTGCCCCGAATGCGGAATAACAATGGAGCAGTTCCGCAAACAGGCGCTGCTGGGTTGTCCGAATGATTACGAAGTTTTCGGAGACGACCTGCGCCAGATTATCGAAAAGACCCAGGATAATAATTTAACGCATAAAGGAAAAGTTCCTGCCCAAATACAAACCAGTACCAGCGCCAAGAGCGAAGAACAAAGCGAAACGGAAGAGCTTAAAAAGCAATTGAGCCTGGCAATAGAGAAGGAAGATTACGAGCTGGCCGCTAAAATCAGGGACCAGCTGAAGACACTGCAATGA
- a CDS encoding 6-carboxytetrahydropterin synthase, translating to MYTISVTATFRAGHQLKLSEAVEPYHIHDWIAEAVVGGESLDENGVLLDFNKLKMILDGIVSPFNDRALEDFACFKNTNTSAENVAKYIFSSIKEEIPKHISPLYVEVTETSGCKARYS from the coding sequence ATGTATACGATATCCGTAACAGCAACATTCCGCGCGGGCCATCAGCTTAAGCTGTCGGAAGCGGTCGAGCCTTATCACATTCACGACTGGATAGCCGAGGCTGTCGTCGGCGGCGAAAGCCTCGACGAAAACGGAGTGCTGCTGGACTTCAATAAACTGAAAATGATTCTGGACGGAATCGTCAGTCCTTTTAACGACCGGGCACTGGAAGATTTCGCGTGCTTTAAAAATACTAATACTTCGGCCGAAAATGTCGCCAAATATATATTCAGCAGTATCAAAGAAGAAATTCCAAAGCACATAAGTCCTTTGTACGTCGAGGTTACCGAAACGAGCGGCTGCAAGGCGAGATATAGCTAA
- the coaD gene encoding pantetheine-phosphate adenylyltransferase — MAKRFVRAVFPGSFDPITNGHLDVIHRGIKLFDELIVAVGNSPLKDPFFTPAERVELIKPLVAGIEGVSVQSYDCLTVEYAASVGATAMLRGLRNLTDVQYEFQLAMTNRAVAGIETVFVMTSEEFGFTSSALIRQIARLGGDVSNLIPQSVYERLQKRVAEINSAQG; from the coding sequence ATGGCAAAGAGATTTGTCAGAGCGGTATTTCCGGGTTCATTCGACCCGATAACCAACGGCCACCTGGACGTAATCCATCGCGGTATAAAACTGTTCGACGAACTGATTGTCGCGGTTGGAAACAGTCCGCTGAAAGACCCGTTTTTCACCCCTGCCGAGCGCGTAGAACTGATAAAGCCTCTCGTGGCAGGTATCGAAGGAGTGAGTGTTCAGAGCTACGACTGTCTTACAGTCGAATATGCGGCAAGCGTAGGCGCAACGGCAATGCTGCGCGGCCTGCGAAATCTTACCGATGTTCAATATGAATTTCAGCTTGCGATGACGAATCGTGCCGTGGCGGGCATCGAAACAGTGTTCGTTATGACCAGCGAGGAATTCGGTTTTACAAGTTCGGCGCTTATAAGACAAATAGCAAGACTGGGCGGCGATGTGTCGAACCTGATACCGCAGAGCGTTTATGAAAGACTGCAAAAAAGAGTCGCTGAAATAAACTCAGCACAGGGCTAA
- a CDS encoding rhamnulokinase family protein — MNKVSRYIAVDLGAESGRVMLGTIGDEKLELAEIHRFINGPVQQNNSLRWDFEKLFSQIKAGIAEAIKTSTEPIDGIAVDSWGVDFGLIGSDGKLLENPYHYRDSRTNNMMEKAFELMPKRAIYENSGIQFMQLNTIFQLLAAKSLNPEILKKTKKLIFMADLVSYYLCGKSFAEYTLASTSGLLDMKTGKWSKEIFEKLSLPIDIMPEIVRPGTKVGKLKPEICKELNCEPIDIIATGSHDTACAVAAVPAEGNNWAYLSSGTWSLIGIESKGAIINDDSFSGAFTNEGGIENTIRFLKNIMGLWLLQECRRQWEKEGCKLDYAEITKMAKEAKPLAAVIDCNNSEFLAPGEMPTRINNHLKKTGQKPIEDKGQMARVILESLSAKYRDEMETLEKITGKKIDTLHIVGGGSKNDLLNQLAADATGKTVITGPVEGTAIGNILIQAIAAGKLKNAAEGRKLAAKSCELGKFLPSGKSV; from the coding sequence ATGAACAAAGTTTCCCGATATATAGCTGTTGACCTCGGCGCAGAAAGCGGCAGAGTAATGCTCGGAACAATCGGCGACGAGAAATTAGAACTGGCAGAAATTCATCGCTTCATCAATGGACCTGTTCAGCAGAATAATTCTCTGCGATGGGATTTTGAAAAATTATTTTCCCAAATCAAAGCCGGCATCGCCGAGGCGATAAAAACAAGTACCGAACCAATCGATGGTATCGCTGTTGACAGTTGGGGCGTAGATTTCGGGCTTATAGGCTCCGACGGCAAACTGCTCGAAAATCCATATCACTACCGCGACAGCAGAACAAACAATATGATGGAAAAGGCCTTTGAGCTTATGCCGAAGCGCGCGATTTATGAAAATTCCGGTATTCAGTTTATGCAGCTAAATACGATTTTTCAGTTGTTAGCGGCAAAATCGCTTAATCCTGAAATTCTGAAAAAAACCAAGAAGCTGATTTTTATGGCGGATTTGGTTTCTTATTATCTCTGCGGTAAATCTTTTGCTGAATACACGCTTGCGAGCACATCGGGGCTTTTGGATATGAAAACGGGAAAGTGGTCAAAAGAGATTTTTGAAAAACTTTCGCTGCCGATCGACATTATGCCGGAGATTGTAAGACCCGGTACAAAGGTTGGAAAATTAAAACCTGAAATCTGCAAAGAATTGAACTGCGAACCAATCGATATAATCGCGACAGGTTCTCACGATACGGCGTGCGCGGTTGCGGCAGTTCCGGCAGAGGGAAATAACTGGGCGTATCTTTCGAGCGGAACGTGGAGCCTGATTGGCATTGAAAGCAAAGGTGCAATAATAAACGATGACAGTTTCAGCGGCGCATTTACAAACGAAGGCGGAATTGAAAACACAATCAGATTTTTGAAAAACATTATGGGTCTGTGGCTTTTGCAGGAATGCAGAAGGCAATGGGAGAAAGAAGGCTGCAAACTCGATTACGCTGAAATTACAAAGATGGCAAAAGAAGCGAAGCCATTGGCGGCTGTTATCGACTGCAACAATTCGGAATTTCTTGCGCCCGGCGAAATGCCAACGAGGATAAACAATCATCTTAAAAAAACAGGTCAAAAACCAATCGAAGACAAAGGACAAATGGCACGAGTTATTCTCGAAAGCCTGTCAGCGAAATATCGCGACGAGATGGAGACGCTCGAAAAAATCACCGGCAAGAAAATAGATACGCTGCACATCGTGGGCGGCGGCTCGAAAAACGATTTGCTGAATCAACTGGCGGCTGACGCAACGGGCAAAACGGTGATTACAGGGCCGGTCGAGGGAACGGCAATCGGAAACATCCTGATACAGGCGATTGCCGCCGGAAAACTGAAAAACGCGGCCGAAGGCAGGAAATTGGCGGCAAAAAGCTGCGAACTGGGTAAATTTCTGCCAAGCGGCAAATCAGTCTGA
- a CDS encoding peptide chain release factor-like protein gives MINFGITERKRQELAQRMASCKLFEKDLEETFVRSGGKGGQKVNKTSTCVHLKHIPSGLAVKVQKSRSQGLNRYYARKQLCELLENKLLGKESPQAKKIEKIRKQKDRRRRRGKN, from the coding sequence ATGATTAATTTTGGAATTACAGAAAGAAAAAGGCAGGAGCTTGCGCAGCGAATGGCAAGCTGTAAGCTGTTCGAAAAGGATTTAGAGGAAACGTTCGTTCGCAGCGGCGGCAAAGGCGGCCAGAAAGTAAATAAAACTTCCACCTGCGTTCATTTAAAACATATTCCCAGCGGCCTGGCTGTCAAGGTGCAAAAGAGCCGAAGTCAGGGACTAAACCGTTATTACGCGAGAAAACAACTTTGTGAACTGCTCGAAAATAAATTACTTGGCAAAGAAAGCCCGCAGGCTAAAAAAATTGAAAAAATCCGGAAACAGAAAGACCGCCGAAGGCGGAGAGGGAAGAATTGA
- a CDS encoding PFL family protein: MRISVEEVFETVKMTIEQNFDIRTVTLGVNLKDCADRNLAAFNKRIYKRISEMGKRLNECADVLEAKYGIPITNRRISVTPVSLLIESLPRKISTAVSVAKTLDRAAKAADIDFIGGFGALVQKSMTKSDELLIDSLPQALSQTERLCGFLNLASSSAGMNMTAIEKFGHILKALAAKSKNGIGCAKIAVFANVPEDNPFMAGAHHGVGEGDYSLNIGISGPGVVREVVENNPKCDLTMLSEVIKRTVFKITRAGELIGREIADLMKVEFGIVDISLASTPKRGDSVAEIIEAMGVSRIGRPGSTAALAMLMDAVKKGGAMASGNVGGLSGTFIPVSEDAGMIRAVRTGALNLEKLEALTSVCSVGLDMFAVPGNTPAEVLSAIIADELAIGVANNKTTSVRVIPVPGKKAGQIVHFGGLLGSAPIMKVPKIASPDFIKRKGRIPAQIRALRN, translated from the coding sequence ATGCGAATATCAGTAGAAGAGGTCTTTGAAACGGTAAAGATGACTATCGAGCAGAATTTCGATATCAGAACCGTTACGCTCGGGGTCAATCTGAAAGACTGCGCCGACAGGAACCTGGCCGCGTTCAATAAAAGAATTTATAAGCGGATTTCAGAGATGGGCAAACGCCTGAACGAATGCGCCGATGTGCTTGAGGCTAAATACGGCATACCCATAACGAACAGGCGAATAAGTGTAACGCCTGTTTCGCTGCTTATCGAATCGCTGCCGCGGAAGATTTCGACCGCTGTATCTGTGGCTAAAACTTTGGACAGGGCGGCAAAGGCAGCCGATATTGATTTTATCGGCGGGTTCGGGGCGCTTGTTCAAAAATCAATGACGAAATCCGATGAGCTGCTGATTGATTCGTTGCCGCAGGCATTGTCGCAGACTGAAAGGTTGTGCGGCTTTTTAAATCTCGCGTCGAGTTCGGCAGGAATGAATATGACGGCGATTGAAAAGTTCGGCCATATTCTCAAGGCCCTTGCTGCAAAAAGCAAAAACGGAATCGGCTGTGCCAAGATTGCCGTCTTTGCCAATGTGCCGGAGGACAATCCTTTTATGGCCGGTGCTCATCATGGAGTTGGCGAAGGCGATTACTCGCTCAATATTGGAATATCGGGCCCCGGCGTTGTAAGGGAGGTTGTCGAGAACAATCCGAAATGTGATTTAACGATGCTTTCGGAGGTTATAAAGAGGACGGTTTTCAAGATAACACGGGCCGGCGAGCTTATCGGCAGGGAAATAGCGGATCTGATGAAGGTTGAGTTTGGGATAGTCGATATTTCGCTTGCCTCTACGCCCAAGCGAGGCGATTCGGTAGCGGAAATAATAGAAGCGATGGGTGTTTCGAGGATAGGCAGGCCCGGCTCGACTGCGGCTCTTGCGATGCTTATGGATGCTGTGAAAAAAGGCGGCGCGATGGCGTCTGGGAATGTCGGGGGCCTGTCGGGTACATTTATTCCGGTTAGTGAAGACGCCGGAATGATTCGCGCCGTGCGGACAGGTGCGCTCAATCTTGAAAAGCTCGAAGCGCTGACAAGCGTCTGTTCGGTCGGCCTGGATATGTTCGCGGTTCCGGGGAATACGCCGGCGGAGGTGTTGAGCGCGATAATCGCTGACGAGCTTGCAATCGGAGTTGCCAATAATAAAACCACCAGCGTGAGGGTTATACCCGTGCCGGGGAAAAAGGCGGGACAGATAGTACATTTCGGCGGATTACTGGGCTCGGCGCCGATTATGAAGGTGCCGAAAATCGCTTCGCCGGATTTTATTAAACGAAAAGGCAGAATACCGGCACAAATAAGAGCGCTAAGGAATTAA
- a CDS encoding ABC transporter ATP-binding protein, producing the protein MFKYIWPQWPRIIVVVCGALIVSLLLSLSFMTLIPLLKVMIGEEGLHGWVDRKTCNWRYSVDFYVPDVADLTGKNGQEVTHSLIITKVTKNGLAGAAGLKLNDRIIGAGDLLVGPEAEEFIAAELMQEMANAPKGRLTIQLQTVGNDNVSEIKQIQIDSTADEAFMESAKWGPVERIKWNAGKSFFAQAHKLMRLLPREKTNEGKTKAVTFIMIVMLVITMIRCIAKFYQDYLAQKVVQVAINDLRLDAFEHVMKMPIRYFINEQPSDTVSRLIRDSGAMGNGIKVLLGKALREPLNASFFLGAAMFLNWQLTLVFLGGAPATLWLTALLGRKMKHATRKTLLSWAQMLSKLQETVAGLKIVKVYNQQDYEKGIFSAINKKLLKQMLKGSRVDAATMPILEVIGMAAGAAAIIFGTHWINRGQLDATEFFTILILLGSAAEAVRKTSDIWNKIQEANAAAERVFSLMDEPLEIEKQDAAKLATLKEKIELRNVVFTYPGSESAVLNGVNLTVMAGHTVAIVGPNGSGKTTLANLIPRFYDVDSGSVLFDGQDIRDVTLKSLRDQIGMVTQNVITFNGTVATNIAYGKPQASKDEIIKAAKGAFADEFIVNLPNGYETLIGEQGCGLSGGQLQRIIIARAILKNPAVLIFDEATSQVDADSEAKIHRAIEKIMKDRTCFIIAHRFSTILSADVIVVMDKGQIVAQGSHEELVKNCTLYRSLYETQLIVT; encoded by the coding sequence ATGTTCAAATATATCTGGCCGCAATGGCCCAGAATCATTGTGGTCGTATGCGGCGCGCTAATCGTTTCGCTGCTGCTGTCGTTGAGCTTTATGACGCTTATCCCGCTTCTGAAAGTTATGATAGGGGAAGAGGGACTGCACGGCTGGGTGGACAGGAAAACCTGCAATTGGCGGTACAGCGTAGATTTTTACGTGCCGGATGTCGCGGATTTAACGGGGAAAAACGGCCAGGAAGTTACGCACAGTCTTATTATAACCAAAGTTACAAAGAATGGTTTGGCCGGGGCGGCAGGATTAAAACTGAACGACAGAATTATCGGCGCGGGCGACCTTTTAGTTGGGCCGGAGGCAGAGGAATTTATCGCTGCTGAATTGATGCAGGAAATGGCTAACGCGCCGAAAGGCCGATTGACAATTCAATTGCAGACGGTCGGCAACGATAATGTTTCCGAGATTAAACAGATTCAGATTGATTCGACGGCAGATGAGGCGTTTATGGAGTCTGCAAAATGGGGACCTGTCGAGCGAATCAAGTGGAACGCGGGAAAATCATTTTTTGCACAAGCACATAAGTTGATGCGTTTACTTCCGAGAGAAAAGACAAATGAAGGGAAAACCAAAGCAGTCACTTTTATTATGATAGTGATGCTTGTGATTACGATGATTCGCTGTATAGCAAAGTTTTATCAGGATTATCTGGCACAGAAGGTAGTACAGGTGGCGATAAACGATTTACGGCTGGACGCTTTCGAGCATGTGATGAAGATGCCGATACGATATTTCATCAATGAACAGCCGAGCGATACCGTCAGCAGGCTTATAAGGGACAGCGGAGCCATGGGCAACGGCATTAAGGTTCTGCTGGGCAAGGCGCTTCGCGAACCACTCAATGCCTCCTTTTTCCTTGGGGCCGCGATGTTTTTGAACTGGCAGCTTACGCTTGTGTTTTTAGGCGGTGCGCCGGCCACGCTTTGGCTGACGGCATTACTGGGCAGGAAAATGAAGCATGCGACAAGAAAAACGCTTCTGTCGTGGGCGCAAATGCTCTCTAAGCTGCAGGAAACAGTGGCCGGGCTGAAGATTGTGAAAGTTTATAATCAGCAGGATTATGAGAAGGGCATTTTTAGTGCGATAAACAAAAAATTGCTGAAACAGATGCTGAAAGGTTCGCGTGTTGACGCGGCGACAATGCCCATACTGGAAGTGATTGGAATGGCGGCAGGTGCAGCGGCGATAATCTTCGGCACACACTGGATAAACAGAGGTCAGCTCGACGCTACTGAGTTTTTTACGATATTGATTTTGCTTGGCTCGGCGGCAGAGGCTGTGAGGAAAACGAGCGATATATGGAACAAGATTCAGGAGGCGAACGCCGCGGCTGAAAGAGTGTTTTCTCTTATGGATGAACCGCTCGAGATTGAAAAACAGGATGCAGCAAAGCTGGCGACGCTGAAGGAAAAAATCGAATTAAGGAATGTCGTATTTACCTATCCCGGCAGTGAGTCGGCCGTACTGAACGGCGTTAACCTGACGGTAATGGCCGGCCATACCGTCGCAATTGTGGGTCCAAACGGTTCGGGCAAGACAACTTTGGCAAACCTGATTCCGAGGTTCTATGATGTTGACAGCGGTTCTGTTCTGTTTGACGGGCAGGATATACGCGATGTTACGCTGAAAAGTCTCAGGGACCAGATTGGGATGGTAACGCAGAATGTGATAACATTTAACGGTACCGTCGCGACTAATATCGCTTACGGCAAACCGCAGGCTTCGAAAGACGAAATAATCAAAGCCGCAAAAGGCGCTTTCGCGGATGAATTTATAGTTAATTTGCCGAATGGGTATGAGACGTTAATCGGCGAACAGGGCTGCGGTCTCAGCGGCGGGCAATTACAGAGAATTATTATAGCCAGGGCGATTCTGAAGAATCCTGCTGTTCTGATTTTCGACGAGGCCACAAGTCAGGTCGATGCCGACAGCGAAGCCAAGATTCACAGGGCCATAGAGAAGATTATGAAGGACAGGACTTGTTTTATCATTGCTCACAGGTTCAGCACCATTCTCAGTGCGGATGTAATTGTCGTAATGGACAAGGGGCAGATTGTCGCTCAGGGTTCACACGAAGAACTTGTCAAAAACTGTACTTTGTACAGGAGTTTGTACGAAACGCAATTGATTGTAACCTGA
- a CDS encoding glycosyltransferase: MAPNISICIPTYNREHLLKETLDSVFAQTYKDFEVVIVDDGSTDGTKEMLRKGGYNVRYHWQKNAGDAAARNKLIELAEGRYISFLDSDDLLFPDALEQMTAAIPKGVEDIVVYGPYAAIDEKGDILHRRKKKLYSGRITERLFENILIHSCGSLFPKKILVEAGGFNTSLHVCSDYDLWLKLSLKYDFIPVNKPVFKRRRHSGNLSKASFTNRNTEYKVLENFYYNGGGINAVPRRLAMRRLSKEQYRAARSAIRESIQQTACDLLKSSLKRHFNLKTLFWLLVAEMRQLTNPQSAGILILSHNPSRASFRQRISDYLPYLHDAGIQTKVCRLPENKISRWMLFYSARKFDAVLLHKKCLNLFDAKILRYYSKMIIYDFDDAIMYSPVRPENNRTSHFRLFRRTAKMADVMIAGNEYLAEHALRYCSNVYILPTGLDTEAFRQADNRTVHNKIRLVWIGSKITLMYLSELREVLEQVGKTDAQIVLRIIADDFFDMDYMPVEKRKWSLDSQYSDLLECDIGLAPLPDNRFTRGKCAFKILQYFAAGLPVVASPVSVNGDFIYQSGAGVIASTPEEWKEKILKMVQDAALRDRLGQNAGQFVQQYDRKVLAGKFCEIIKKSIQKT; encoded by the coding sequence ATGGCGCCGAATATCAGTATCTGCATTCCAACCTATAACAGAGAGCATTTGCTTAAGGAAACCCTCGACAGTGTTTTTGCACAGACATATAAGGATTTCGAGGTTGTGATAGTCGATGACGGTTCGACCGACGGCACGAAGGAAATGCTTCGAAAGGGCGGTTATAATGTACGGTATCACTGGCAGAAAAATGCCGGCGATGCTGCGGCGAGAAATAAACTAATTGAACTTGCAGAGGGCAGGTATATATCATTTCTTGATTCGGACGACCTGTTGTTTCCCGATGCGCTCGAGCAAATGACGGCAGCAATACCGAAAGGAGTTGAAGATATTGTTGTTTATGGTCCTTATGCCGCTATTGATGAAAAGGGGGATATACTTCACAGGAGAAAGAAAAAACTTTACAGCGGCAGGATAACGGAAAGGCTGTTTGAGAATATACTGATACATTCCTGCGGTTCGCTTTTCCCGAAAAAAATTCTGGTCGAGGCCGGCGGGTTCAATACGTCTTTGCATGTTTGTTCCGATTATGATTTATGGCTGAAACTTTCTTTGAAATACGATTTTATCCCGGTTAATAAGCCGGTTTTTAAAAGACGCAGGCACAGCGGCAATCTATCCAAGGCATCTTTCACTAATCGCAATACCGAATATAAAGTACTTGAGAATTTTTATTACAACGGTGGCGGCATAAATGCGGTTCCTCGCAGACTGGCGATGAGACGATTGAGCAAGGAACAGTACAGAGCCGCCAGGAGCGCTATCAGGGAATCAATACAGCAAACTGCCTGTGATTTATTAAAAAGTTCACTGAAAAGGCATTTTAATTTAAAGACTTTATTCTGGCTGCTTGTGGCGGAGATGCGGCAATTGACGAATCCGCAATCGGCCGGAATTCTTATCCTAAGTCATAACCCGTCTCGTGCCAGTTTTCGCCAGCGTATCAGCGACTATCTGCCGTATTTACACGATGCGGGGATACAAACGAAAGTTTGTCGGCTTCCCGAGAATAAAATATCCCGCTGGATGCTGTTTTACTCGGCCCGAAAGTTTGACGCCGTTCTGCTTCACAAGAAATGCCTGAACCTGTTCGACGCGAAGATTCTGCGTTATTACAGCAAGATGATAATTTACGATTTTGACGATGCAATAATGTATAGTCCTGTAAGACCTGAGAATAATCGAACGAGCCATTTTCGGTTATTCAGGCGAACGGCAAAAATGGCGGATGTGATGATTGCGGGCAATGAATATCTGGCGGAACATGCCCTGCGATACTGTTCGAATGTTTACATACTGCCGACAGGACTCGATACGGAAGCGTTCAGGCAAGCGGACAACAGGACGGTGCATAATAAAATTCGCCTGGTCTGGATAGGCAGTAAAATTACGCTGATGTATCTTTCAGAACTTCGGGAAGTTCTTGAACAGGTTGGAAAAACAGATGCACAAATAGTTCTTCGTATTATCGCAGACGATTTTTTCGATATGGATTATATGCCTGTTGAAAAGCGTAAATGGTCGCTGGATTCGCAATATTCCGATTTATTGGAATGCGATATAGGCCTTGCGCCGCTGCCGGACAACCGGTTTACGCGGGGTAAGTGCGCCTTCAAAATTCTGCAGTATTTCGCTGCCGGCCTGCCAGTGGTCGCTTCGCCGGTAAGCGTTAACGGTGATTTTATTTATCAGAGCGGGGCTGGCGTTATTGCGTCGACGCCTGAAGAATGGAAAGAGAAAATCCTGAAAATGGTTCAGGATGCCGCGTTGCGCGACAGGTTAGGCCAAAACGCCGGACAATTTGTTCAACAATATGACAGGAAGGTTCTCGCCGGGAAGTTTTGTGAAATAATAAAGAAAAGTATTCAAAAGACATAA
- a CDS encoding class I SAM-dependent methyltransferase: MSYNLETVNCPLCGKNNYAPYITNAKELYGGTDNFFTLVKCRDCQMVFTNPRPTKDTIGFFYPDSAGYYQPDSKNKDNSIEEKIARTVLANYYGYQFESPFGKSRAFLFEKLFRHRLAVDHIPRFVPGGRLLDIGCSWGSFAAKMAHYGWEVHGIEINKKAVDYARETLGLNNIFNGFFDEYQCPDDFFDVVHMSMALEHIHEPAQCLNRVYKFLKKGGQLIISVPDISGFEARIYGKYAYTLHVPQHLNHFSPATIKAMLNKTGFTVEKIVHQSSAKDLVASAQYLDNKLPHHILKSRPVRKIFVKPFVFLLARCGKTSRMSVYAKK; encoded by the coding sequence ATGAGTTATAATCTTGAAACAGTAAACTGTCCTTTATGCGGCAAAAATAATTATGCCCCGTATATAACGAACGCCAAAGAACTCTATGGCGGAACTGATAATTTCTTCACCCTTGTAAAATGCCGCGACTGCCAAATGGTTTTTACCAATCCCCGCCCGACAAAAGATACGATAGGTTTCTTTTATCCCGACTCGGCAGGTTATTATCAGCCGGATTCGAAAAATAAAGATAATTCCATCGAGGAAAAAATCGCAAGAACAGTTTTGGCAAATTATTACGGCTACCAATTCGAATCGCCCTTCGGCAAATCTCGGGCCTTTCTGTTTGAAAAACTTTTCCGGCACAGACTTGCCGTCGATCATATCCCGCGGTTCGTTCCCGGCGGAAGGCTTCTCGACATCGGCTGTTCATGGGGTTCGTTCGCCGCCAAAATGGCTCACTACGGCTGGGAAGTGCACGGGATAGAAATTAATAAAAAAGCCGTCGATTATGCCAGGGAAACTCTCGGCCTGAATAATATTTTCAACGGGTTCTTCGACGAATACCAATGCCCGGATGATTTTTTTGACGTTGTCCACATGAGTATGGCCCTTGAGCATATACACGAACCGGCACAGTGTTTGAACCGGGTATATAAATTCCTGAAAAAAGGCGGTCAGTTGATCATTTCTGTGCCGGATATATCTGGGTTCGAGGCAAGAATTTATGGCAAATATGCTTATACGCTTCATGTGCCCCAGCATCTGAACCATTTTTCGCCGGCTACCATCAAAGCAATGCTGAATAAAACAGGTTTTACCGTTGAAAAAATCGTCCATCAGAGTTCCGCAAAGGACCTTGTCGCCTCGGCGCAATATCTTGACAACAAATTGCCGCATCATATTTTGAAATCGCGCCCGGTTCGTAAAATATTTGTTAAGCCTTTTGTATTTTTGCTCGCCAGATGCGGAAAAACAAGCAGGATGAGCGTATATGCGAAAAAATGA
- a CDS encoding FkbM family methyltransferase yields the protein MKIRGLWFKHPLLYYKIKWHKCRYKYGSMPRRVPVYEGYVNDIKFIFDFSLGSNIKKMYYGIYEFYVREALKKYLKPGGVFLDIGANVGYLTAFGMSLVGKEGTVHSFEPIPAYYERLLTLARLNPEFNFVVNNMALGESNGQISITKHKHGLGGSSIIPGFVPQEHVEETFPVTIGRLDSYLEKCKISNISLIKIDTEGFELPVLLGTSGFFDKSKGNLPPIVAEITPAAFKLMGKSLRELSEFMGRYGYKCYDIFGSHRIDLEKMTKGADVLFRA from the coding sequence ATGAAAATACGCGGTTTATGGTTTAAACATCCGCTTCTGTATTACAAAATAAAGTGGCATAAATGCAGATATAAATACGGTTCGATGCCGCGCAGGGTTCCTGTATATGAAGGTTATGTCAATGATATTAAATTTATCTTTGACTTCTCATTAGGTTCAAATATCAAAAAAATGTATTATGGAATCTACGAGTTTTATGTCAGAGAGGCATTGAAGAAATACCTAAAGCCCGGAGGCGTTTTTCTTGATATAGGGGCAAACGTTGGTTATTTAACCGCGTTCGGTATGAGTCTGGTCGGAAAGGAAGGCACAGTTCACAGTTTTGAGCCTATTCCGGCTTATTATGAACGTTTATTAACATTGGCCCGCTTAAATCCGGAATTCAATTTCGTGGTCAATAATATGGCTTTGGGAGAAAGTAACGGGCAAATCTCTATTACTAAGCACAAACACGGTCTTGGGGGCAGTTCGATAATTCCAGGGTTTGTGCCTCAGGAACACGTCGAAGAGACTTTCCCGGTTACAATCGGCAGGCTGGATAGCTACCTTGAAAAATGCAAAATATCAAATATTTCCCTGATTAAAATTGATACGGAAGGCTTTGAGTTGCCGGTACTGTTAGGGACTTCCGGATTTTTCGATAAATCGAAAGGCAATCTCCCTCCTATTGTTGCCGAGATTACTCCTGCTGCTTTTAAGCTTATGGGAAAAAGTCTCAGGGAACTTTCAGAATTTATGGGGCGGTATGGATACAAATGCTATGATATTTTCGGCAGCCATCGTATCGATCTTGAAAAAATGACTAAAGGGGCGGATGTGTTATTTAGGGCGTAA